CTGCTTTCCTCACTGCTGGTCTCCGTTGTGTTGCTGTTGGCCAGAGGCAGACCCTCTGGAAATGAGTGGGCATCAAACGTGTTGCCTTTGTGATTGACGATCAATGAATCCATACGACTACCTTCGGTTTTCTCCACATTGGGCATTTCTGCTTTGTCGTCATAACCCCCCTCAGTTGTTTCCTTTTTCCTGCGGCTACAGATCGTCGTGATGAGAATGATAGCCAGCAGGAGAACCGAGCAGCTCCCAGCCAGGACGATGATTATGGCTATGGACATGTCCCACTCGAAGAGGTCCGCGTTGCTACTTTGATCTGAGGAAGGTTGGCTGGGTGGGGTGCCTTCTATGAAACTGAAAATAATCATGGCTGTGGAGGTCAGAGAGGGGGATCCGTTGTCACTGACTGCCACTGTGACTTTAACGCTATCTGTGAGGTCATAAGTGAGCTTTCTGCTCACGAGCACCTTTCCAGTGTCTTTGTTGATGGAGAATCCTAAGTGCCCACCATCTTTGATCTTAAAGGACAGCTGTGCGTTTATGCCCTCATCTGCATCCGTGGCCCTAATCTGGGTCACCAAGTAACCAGCAGGCGCATCTTTGGGCAGGAAAACCTCAGCAGACCCCTTGTAAAGCGAAGGCTCTATGATGTACGGCTGGTTATCATTCTGATCAATTATTTTTAACCTGATGATGGCTGTGCTCTGCAGCTGAGGTGATCCCCCGTCGCTCGCCTGAATGTGCACATCCAGCTGCTTCATCACCTCATAATTGAAGCTCCTCAGCGCATATATGGAGCCAGACGCTGAATTGAGAGACACAAAGGTGTTCACTGGGGACCCCATGATGACACTGTCCACCAGCCTGTAGGTGATCTTCCCGTTGTTACCCAGATCTGCGTCGGTGGCCTCAACCGTGGTGATGTAGGCGCCCGGGGCGTTGTTTTCCACCACTGCCACCTCATAAACGGCCCGGGCAAAGTGGGGGGCGTTGTCGTTCTCATCGCTGAGCCGAATGGTGAACTGGGTGATTTTTCTCAGCGGGGGTGACCCGAAATCCTCAGCCATCACTGTCAGATTGTACTCACTGATCCTCTCCCTGTCCAGGGCGGCCGCTGTGACTATCATGTAGCTGTCCTCGTGGGCCTGCCGGAGTTTGAAGTGATCGTGGCCGTACAGCGTACAGTGGATCTGACTGTTGACGCCAGAGTCTCTGTCCAGAGTGCTGATCAGCGCCACCAGGCTGTCCTTCTCCGCTGCCTCGCTGATGTGCGCAACACCCGTCGCCGTGGAGGTCATCGGGGTGATGCTGATCTCCGGGGCGTTATCGTTCACGTCCGTGACGTGAATTACGATTTTGCACACGGACGGGATTGGATTTGCGCCCAGATCGATGGCCTGCACGTCCAGCTCGTAGGTGCTTTTCTCCTCGAAGTCCACGGGACTCCTGAGGGTCAGGCGGCCCGACTTGTTATCCACTTGGAAAAGTTCGCGGATCTCGTGAGAGACCTGCTTCCCGAACCCGTAGACCACCTCCCCGTTCAGACCCTCGTCGGCATCCACCGCGTTAAGATCCAGGATCACGGTGCCGACCGAGGCGTCCTCTGGGAGGCTCACTGAGAAGCTGTTCTGGTCAAAAACGGGGCTATTGTCGTTGAAGTCAGTCACTCTCACGGTTATCTTAGTTGAACCGGTTCTGTAGGGGCTCCCTCCGTCTTTTGCCACCAGCTCTAAATTATATGAGGACTGAATTTCCCTGTCGAGCTCCTTCATAAGAATCAGCTCGGCATATTTTACCCCGTCCGCTCTTTGGAGTACGTCGATGCTGAAGTGACTGTTTACAGAAATATGATAGCTTTGTATGTAATTTGACCCGACATCAGCGTCCACAGCGGGGTCCAGGGGGATCCGGGACCCCAGCGCTGCGTTCTCTGAGATTTCCACCACAGACTCCCTGCTCGGAAACTCCGGAGAGTTGTCATTAACGTCCCTTATTTCCACCTCGACGTGGATTAGTTTGTAGCGGTCTTTGGAGAAATTAACCACGTCAAAAGTAATCAGACACTGTGGAGTGTGCCTGCATATCCTCTCCCTGTCGATCCGCTCCCCGACAATGAGTTGCCCATCGCTCTCTCTAACTCGGATAAAGGAGTCGTTAAATTGTTTCATCATCCTGAAATTGGTCTTGGATGAGTGGGACACACTCAAGGACATGTCCTTGGCGAGGTTCCCGATGATAGTGCCCGGCGCGTCCTCCTCTCTGGTCTGGTATCGCACTGTATTTCCCTCGGACCGAGTCCAACAAGAGAATAAACAAAGATGAAGATAGAAAATGATAATCCACCGGTGCCAATAAGTTACGATCATCTTTGCACTGGTCTTTTCCTCGCCGAGTTGCCCCGTTGTGTGCGGTTCACATCTGGAGCGAGCTCTTCATGCAGCGCCCCGCTTTTCCAAACTGAACTGTGCTGAAAGTGAAAGTTAGTCCTTCTTTGCGCGCAGCAGCCAGTCAGCCAGATATGCTCGCAGCCTCGCCTTCAACACAGCTCCAAATTCTGCAGTGGCGGGGTTTATACAGCTCCTCATGCTAATGAGACCAAGTGTGACCAATCCCTCgcttttgaattaaaaatacatccacacggggagaaaaaaaatgctttgaactccttattttctttctttaagaTGGGGGACAAAGATAAATGTGTGAATGCAGATGTGGTGGAAATAGCtatatgtatttttgttttttcattattgtCATAACTACAGGTGCATCTGCTCACAATTCACAATTACTCACAATTACATTTATAGTTATTCATAAATAACTGTAAATGTAATTGTGGGTTTCAAGTTAATCAATCAACAGTAAAACTCATATAACATTATATAAAATGAAGACAAATCAATTGGAAATAgcataagataaataaaaaaaggatatttaaaACCCAATGACATGAAAGTGTTCAGCACATAGTTAACATTCTCCACAACAAAGGTATTAGCAAACAAAGCTGTCTGTTCACAGAGCGTTAGATCCAACCATAGgaatggaaagtttagtggaaggaaaacattttatgaaaagCAGTGCAATCTTAAAGGCAACCAAGTGTAAAAGTTGTatcaaagcaaacaaaactgaatttGAGCTTGTTCTCATAATTGTATACAAGAAAGCAAAATACCTTTACAGCAGCAACACTAATAAGGGAGCCCTTGACAGTCCCTTGAGAATCAGTCCTGCTCTATgctttttctaaataataatattataacCTATTTTTTGGATGATGTAATCACATGACTTAACAGAACGGATGactaaaaaattatatatatatatatatatatatatatatatatatatatatatatatatatatatatatatatatatatatatatatatatatatatataaacaagaCATAATTTTTAGATGAACAATCATTTTCAATGTTATAAATTAAGTGttgtttccttttcttgcgACATTACCTAATTTCCCAATTTGCCAAAGTTCACCCTATTTAGATTAAAGCAGAAccatgtaagttttgacccaagtattagatTCATTTTAGATGTATGGCAGCTCAGTGCGGACTGCCTTTCTCAAAAACCTGCCTATGTAACTTCAGAGGTCATGTTTAAAATTTAACCCACTgtgtcatacattttaaattactcAAGGTACTTATATGAAAATATTAAGTGTGCATGGTGTTATATTAGGTATAACTTGCCTTGTACTgtcaatgaaacaaaataaactaagtGATGTATCTAGTTATTTGTGACACTGTTTTAAAGtgtagtgtttatttttatgaatggtCTAGCATTGTTCAAAGTGTTTGTAAAATCCTTTAGCCACAATTATACAGTATACAGTAtacagatgttatttattgCTTTTACCAACAATTAAAGTCTGCGGGATTTATTTGCAGAAGTCGTTTCCCTCATCTTTTGATGTAGGCTTTATTGTCTACCGAGTATGCCTGCATATATGGGTGCATGCATTTTGTATATTAATGTGTGTGAGTGCACCCCAGGGACTTTTAATTGTTCTTAGGAAGCTGAGCGAGGTCTTAGTTAACTTGACAACAACATATTCCTCAAGGGACAGATCTGCTGGAAAATATCTCCCGATGAAGCGAGTTGCAGCTGATGTAGCTGAATTATTTCAGATATAATTCTAAGGGTACCTGTGTATATCCATGCTTACATAAATATTGTAATTCAATGCTCTATACTGGCACAGCTAATAAGCCTTTGGCAAACATGGATAGTACAGTAAACCTTTATACACacatcttatttctttcttttactctttgtgatatatatatatatatatatatatatatatatatatatatatatatatatatatatatatatatatatatatatatatatatatatatagctcttATCTGATTATCTAGGTTTGCTTTATTTCTACAATGCCATTGTGATGCCTCACTGTGTTATGAGATTTGCTTCAATCAGCTTTGTTTTCTGCTCTTCATATGCATCTGATACTGTTTCTAATTATTATACCTTGCAATGTGGCATTCATTAGCACCCCTAAATAGTTGGCTCTTGTTAGTCCCAGTTTgttccctttttatttcctgctgTGTTGCTGCTTCGATTGGCTCAGCTACTTGTAGCTAGGTTTTTTGGGAATAAACAATCTTGTCTTCCACAGTCTTGTTTGCATTTCAGCTCCCACAGTCACTGCAAGCCACAGCATAACCATCAATTTAGTCTGGATATCCCACTCCACTGGGTTTCACAATGTTGCACATGTACAAGGCCTTCTGAAAGCATTGATAactcttgaacttttccacattttgcatgattacaaccacaaactccagtgtattttattgggattcaGGCCTACATGCAAAAGA
This genomic interval from Fundulus heteroclitus isolate FHET01 unplaced genomic scaffold, MU-UCD_Fhet_4.1 scaffold_168, whole genome shotgun sequence contains the following:
- the si:ch211-199f5.1 gene encoding protocadherin-8, with the protein product MIVTYWHRWIIIFYLHLCLFSCWTRSEGNTVRYQTREEDAPGTIIGNLAKDMSLSVSHSSKTNFRMMKQFNDSFIRVRESDGQLIVGERIDRERICRHTPQCLITFDVVNFSKDRYKLIHVEVEIRDVNDNSPEFPSRESVVEISENAALGSRIPLDPAVDADVGSNYIQSYHISVNSHFSIDVLQRADGVKYAELILMKELDREIQSSYNLELVAKDGGSPYRTGSTKITVRVTDFNDNSPVFDQNSFSVSLPEDASVGTVILDLNAVDADEGLNGEVVYGFGKQVSHEIRELFQVDNKSGRLTLRSPVDFEEKSTYELDVQAIDLGANPIPSVCKIVIHVTDVNDNAPEISITPMTSTATGVAHISEAAEKDSLVALISTLDRDSGVNSQIHCTLYGHDHFKLRQAHEDSYMIVTAAALDRERISEYNLTVMAEDFGSPPLRKITQFTIRLSDENDNAPHFARAVYEVAVVENNAPGAYITTVEATDADLGNNGKITYRLVDSVIMGSPVNTFVSLNSASGSIYALRSFNYEVMKQLDVHIQASDGGSPQLQSTAIIRLKIIDQNDNQPYIIEPSLYKGSAEVFLPKDAPAGYLVTQIRATDADEGINAQLSFKIKDGGHLGFSINKDTGKVLVSRKLTYDLTDSVKVTVAVSDNGSPSLTSTAMIIFSFIEGTPPSQPSSDQSSNADLFEWDMSIAIIIVLAGSCSVLLLAIILITTICSRRKKETTEGGYDDKAEMPNVEKTEGSRMDSLIVNHKGNTFDAHSFPEGLPLANSNTTETSSEESRQTTGIFEPNSRPMEAKLKGYSTLPGYGKETVRPITIWKGNSFTTISARDPQISGKDSGKGDSDFNDSDSDISADVHKKESPPMNSLWACTSECKVLGHSDRCWSPSATRPNTSLACGPHLSTFSKTATLPRDARRENYYPPQIPKTSGLQSVYEKVQHQEFDYILVCPPTPARIQETDEISIPEYTNS